A part of bacterium HR17 genomic DNA contains:
- the rplV gene encoding 50S ribosomal protein L22: protein MAEQTVSTVRIIARQRYVRVSPSKARRVAQAIKGKPALEALNMLLLMPHKPARHYAKLLKQAIGNAVNDYELDEEGLVVVNALADNGPMFKRYRPRARGRVYTVRKRTSHLTVVVAPKEAS from the coding sequence ATGGCGGAGCAAACCGTTAGCACGGTGCGGATCATTGCGCGACAACGCTATGTGCGGGTCTCCCCCAGCAAAGCCCGCCGCGTCGCTCAAGCCATCAAAGGCAAACCGGCGTTGGAAGCGCTCAACATGTTGCTGTTGATGCCCCATAAGCCTGCGCGCCACTACGCCAAGTTGCTTAAACAGGCTATCGGTAACGCCGTCAACGATTACGAGTTGGACGAGGAGGGGTTGGTCGTCGTCAATGCACTGGCAGATAACGGTCCGATGTTCAAGCGATATCGCCCGCGCGCGCGGGGGCGTGTTTACACGGTGCGCAAACGCACCAGCCATTTAACGGTGGTCGTCGCGCCAAAGGAGGCAAGTTAA
- the rpsQ gene encoding 30S ribosomal protein S17, producing the protein MERLRGRRKTFVGTVVSDKMDKTVVVAVDRLVRHPLYKKVIRRTSKFYAHDERNECRIGDIVEIVETRPLSKLKRWRVVRIVQRAKVPLPVVREEVAEETEEQLLEEVLQADTAAPPSTPTAQPAPSSATESAEPSAGSEV; encoded by the coding sequence ATGGAACGACTGCGCGGAAGACGCAAAACTTTTGTCGGCACGGTCGTCAGCGATAAAATGGACAAAACGGTCGTCGTGGCGGTTGACCGTTTGGTGCGGCATCCGCTTTACAAAAAGGTCATTCGGCGCACGAGCAAATTTTACGCCCACGATGAACGCAATGAATGCCGTATCGGCGATATCGTGGAAATTGTGGAGACCCGTCCGCTGTCCAAACTGAAGCGGTGGCGGGTCGTTCGCATCGTCCAACGGGCAAAGGTGCCGTTGCCGGTCGTTCGCGAAGAGGTGGCGGAGGAAACCGAAGAGCAACTGCTGGAGGAGGTTTTGCAAGCGGACACGGCAGCACCGCCGTCCACACCTACGGCTCAACCGGCGCCGTCGTCCGCGACGGAAAGTGCCGAACCATCGGCAGGGTCAGAAGTGTGA
- the rpsC gene encoding 30S ribosomal protein S3: protein MGQKVNPIGIRLGIVKDWQSRWFASRHYTDWVLEDIRIRDHIKSRFKGAGIPRIEIERKANTVIVTIHAARPGMIIGHRGRTIEQVRQDLHRLTGGREVHIHVREVERPELEAQLLAEQIVQQIERRVSHKRAMRQAAQRALNAGALGIKIIVAGRLGGAELARDEKLHIGRVPLSTLRADIDYGFDEAWTKWGRIGVHVWLYRGEVLEKGAQRVVLTQQRQPAQVVAVSSEAEEELEEGGE from the coding sequence ATGGGGCAAAAGGTTAATCCCATCGGGATTCGTCTCGGCATCGTCAAAGACTGGCAGAGCCGATGGTTCGCGTCCCGCCATTACACTGACTGGGTCTTGGAAGACATCAGAATCCGCGACCACATCAAAAGCCGTTTCAAGGGGGCAGGCATCCCCCGCATAGAAATTGAACGCAAAGCCAACACGGTTATCGTCACCATCCACGCAGCCCGTCCGGGTATGATCATCGGGCATCGCGGGCGCACCATTGAACAGGTGCGTCAAGACTTGCACCGCTTGACCGGCGGTCGTGAAGTGCACATCCATGTCCGCGAGGTGGAACGCCCCGAGTTAGAAGCGCAGTTGCTGGCGGAGCAAATTGTCCAACAGATTGAACGGCGCGTCTCGCACAAACGGGCAATGCGGCAAGCGGCGCAACGCGCCCTCAACGCCGGCGCGTTGGGCATCAAGATTATCGTGGCAGGGCGTTTGGGTGGAGCGGAATTGGCGCGCGACGAAAAACTGCACATCGGTCGTGTCCCGCTGAGCACCCTGCGCGCCGATATTGACTACGGCTTTGACGAAGCGTGGACAAAATGGGGGCGCATCGGCGTCCATGTATGGTTGTATCGCGGCGAGGTCTTGGAGAAGGGCGCCCAACGCGTCGTGTTGACCCAACAGCGTCAACCCGCACAGGTCGTCGCTGTCTCGTCGGAAGCCGAAGAGGAACTGGAAGAAGGGGGCGAGTGA
- the rpsS gene encoding 30S ribosomal protein S19, whose protein sequence is MGRSLKKGPYCDPKLLRKVQEMNRRGEKQVIKTWSRRSTIFPEMVGHTIAVYNGRRHVPVYITEAMVGHKLGEFAPTRTFRGHGEAKERVVRVK, encoded by the coding sequence ATGGGGCGGTCACTCAAAAAGGGACCGTATTGCGACCCGAAACTGTTGCGGAAGGTTCAGGAGATGAACCGTAGGGGCGAAAAGCAGGTCATCAAGACTTGGTCACGGCGCTCTACGATCTTCCCGGAGATGGTGGGACACACGATCGCTGTTTACAACGGGCGACGCCATGTCCCTGTTTACATCACGGAGGCAATGGTCGGGCACAAACTGGGCGAATTTGCGCCGACGCGCACCTTCCGCGGGCACGGTGAAGCCAAAGAGCGCGTCGTGCGGGTCAAGTGA
- the rpmC gene encoding 50S ribosomal protein L29, which yields MSKRQAFLERLRQMGDAELVQELENIYRELFNLRQQKAIGKGVVERSHRIRELRKNVARIKTLLRERELLRIGA from the coding sequence ATGTCTAAACGGCAGGCATTTTTGGAGCGGCTGCGCCAAATGGGCGACGCGGAACTGGTGCAGGAACTGGAAAACATTTACCGCGAACTGTTCAACCTTCGGCAGCAGAAAGCGATCGGCAAAGGGGTTGTGGAGCGTTCGCACCGCATCCGTGAGTTGAGGAAAAATGTCGCCCGCATTAAAACGCTGCTGCGCGAACGCGAATTGTTGCGGATCGGCGCGTGA
- the rplP gene encoding 50S ribosomal protein L16, with the protein MLMPRRRKFRKEHRGTMKGKATRCNTITHGEFGLQALEPGWITNRQIEAARIAITNFVRRAAVIHIRVFPHKPVTKKPLESRMGGGKGDPEFYVAVVKPGTVLFEVSGVAPELAVQALHRASYKLPVKTRIITKEGKVVHV; encoded by the coding sequence ATGTTGATGCCGCGCCGACGAAAGTTCCGCAAAGAACATCGCGGGACCATGAAAGGTAAAGCCACCCGCTGCAACACGATCACGCACGGCGAGTTTGGGTTACAAGCCTTAGAGCCAGGCTGGATCACCAACCGCCAGATTGAGGCGGCGCGCATCGCCATCACCAACTTCGTTCGGCGCGCCGCTGTCATCCACATCCGCGTGTTCCCTCACAAACCCGTCACCAAAAAGCCGCTGGAATCGCGGATGGGAGGCGGCAAAGGTGACCCTGAGTTTTATGTGGCGGTCGTCAAACCGGGCACGGTGCTCTTTGAGGTCAGTGGCGTCGCCCCTGAATTGGCGGTCCAAGCGTTGCATCGCGCGTCCTACAAACTCCCCGTCAAAACGCGCATCATCACGAAGGAGGGCAAAGTCGTCCATGTCTAA